In Anthonomus grandis grandis chromosome 5, icAntGran1.3, whole genome shotgun sequence, the following are encoded in one genomic region:
- the LOC126736630 gene encoding alpha-ketoglutarate-dependent dioxygenase alkB homolog 6: MDVSNFRVPNIPPTIYYIPNFITQEEEEYIIKNVYSVPKPKWTCLTNRRLQDYGGVPHEKGMIPEKIPSWLQQYVDKVSHLNIFEGRKPNHVLVNEYLPGQGIMPHTDGPLFYPTVTTISCGSHTILEFLENNEKREKICDILLERCSLVIVKDDMYKNYLHSIREVEIDSVGGCANLDNCMSKYPINEKLKRETRISLTIRNVPKVLKIKLF; this comes from the coding sequence ATGGATGTTTCCAATTTCCGAGTACCTAATATACCCCCAACAATTTACTACATTCCAAATTTCATAACACAGGAAGAAGaggaatatattataaaaaatgtatattctgTGCCCAAACCAAAGTGGACCTGTCTCACAAATCGAAGATTGCAGGATTATGGGGGAGTTCCGCATGAAAAAGGAATGATTCCGGAGAAAATCCCCTCTTGGCTTCAACAGTATGTCGACAAGGTATCCCATCTTAACATATTTGAAGGCAGGAAACCTAACCACGTTTTAGTCAATGAGTATTTGCCTGGTCAAGGAATTATGCCACATACTGATGGACCCCTTTTTTATCCTACAGTTACCACCATAAGCTGTGGATCACAtacaattttagaatttttagaaaacaatgaaaagagagaaaaaatttGTGATATTTTGTTAGAGAGGTGTAGTTTAGTCATTGTTAAAGATGATATGTATAAGAATTATTTACATTCCATAAGAGAGGTTGAAATTGACAGTGTTGGTGGCTGTGCGAATTTAGATAATTGCATGTCTAAATATCCtattaatgaaaaattgaaaagggAAACTCGGATATCATTAACTATAAGAAATGTACCAAaagtattgaaaataaaactattttaa
- the LOC126736625 gene encoding glutarate-semialdehyde dehydrogenase: MFATFRNLAPALRLNGVNVLRHIHQKPALYDANMLQQQAFINGEWISAKSGKTFEVLNPANGEVVGVVPDMDLEDTEAAIKAACDAFHVWKDTTAKERSQILREWYNLLVKNQKEMAEILTLESGKPLAEANGEVVYGNSFVEWFSELSRQIRGDIVQSSVPSKKILVQHQPIGVVGLITPWNFPHAMITRKAAPALGAGCTVIIKPAEDTPLTAIQIVKYAQEAGFPPGVVNLVTSSRANTGPIGKLLCEHHLVAGISFTGSTAVGKILYKQCAQGVKRLALELGGNAPFIVFNSANLDKAVDGSITSKFRNCGQTCVSANRFFIQEKVYDEYVNKLVHRVKSLKIGDGSQEGVQLGPLVNEPQLHKVAEFVNDAVSKGAKILTGGKPATHLGKLFYEPTILTDIKEDMLVYNQEVFGPVISLIKFKTEKEALDIANSTDVGLAGYFYSEDVSQIFRVSNNLEVGMIGVNEGIISCAEAPFGGIKQSGLGREGSHLGMEDFTYVKYTCIGNLS, translated from the exons ATGTTTGCGACATTTCGAAACTTGGCTCCGGCATTACGATTAAACGGTGTTAACGTGCTTAGGCATATACATCAAAAGCCTGCACTTTATGATGCCAATATGTTGCAACAGCAAGCTTTCATAAATGGAGAGTGGATAAGTGCCAAAAGTGGTAAAACCTTCGAAGTCCTCAATCCTGCCAATGGAGAAGTCGTCGGAGTGGTGCCAGACATGGACCTTGAAGACACTGAAGCTGCCATCAAAGCTGCTTGTGACGCCTTTCATGTGTGGAAAGACACCACCGCCAAAGAACGTTCACAGATTTTGAGGGAATGGTATAACTTGCTGGTCAAAAACCAAAAGGAAATGGCTGAAATTTTAACATTAGAGTCTGGAAAACCTTTAGCTGAAGCTAATGGGGAAGTAGTTTATGGAAACTCATTTGTAGAATGGTTCTCTGAGCTTAGTCGGCAAATAAGAGGTGATATTGTACAAAGTTCAGTTCCTTCCAAGAAAATTTTAGTACAGCATCAGCCTATAGGAGTTGTTGGGCTTATAACTCCATGGAATTTCCCTCATGCTATGATAACAAGAAAAGCTGCTCCAGCTCTGGGTGCAGGTTGCACTGTTATAATAAAACCAGCTGAAGACACTCCTTTGACAGCCATACAAATAGTAAAATATGCTCAAGAAGCTGGATTTCCTCCTGGTGTAGTCAATTTAGTCACAAGCAGTAGAGCAAACACTGGCCCAATAGGAAAGTTACTTTGTGAACATCATTTAGTGGCAGGAATATCATTTACAGGATCTACAGCTGTTGGAAAAATCCTATACAAACAATGTGCTCAAGGAGTCAAAAGGCTTGCATTGGAGTTGGGTGGAAATGCtccatttatagtttttaactCAGCTAATTTGGATAAAGCAGTTGATGGATCTATTACATCCAAATTTAGGAACTGTGGACAAACCTGTGTGTCTGCCAACAGGTTTTTCATCCAAGAGAAAGTTTACGACGAATATGTTAACAAATTGGTGCACAGGGTAAAGTCTTTGAAGATTGGTGATGGATCACAGGAAGGTGTTCAGTTGGGACCACTTGTCAATGAACCTCAGTTGCATAAAGTTGCTGAGTTTGTTAATGATGCAGTTTCTAAAGGAGCCAAAATTCTTACAG GTGGAAAGCCAGCAACACATCTAGGCAAACTTTTCTATGAACCAACAATCCTAACTGATATCAAAGAAGACATGCTGGTCTACAATCAAGAAGTATTTGGTCCCGTTATTAGCTTAATAAAGTTCAAAACTGAAAAAGAAGCTTTAGATATTGCCAACTCCACAGATGTAGGACTAGCGGGCTATTTCTATTCAGAAGACGTTTCGCAAATCTTTAGAGTTAGCAATAATTTAGAAGTAGGCATGATAGGGGTCAATGAAGGGATAATCTCATGTGCTGAAGCACCTTTTGGGGGTATAAAGCAGTCGGGGTTGGGTCGAGAGGGCTCTCATTTGGGCATGGAGGATTTTACTTATGTTAAGTACACTTGTATTGGAAATCTTTCTTAA
- the LOC126736626 gene encoding SWI/SNF-related matrix-associated actin-dependent regulator of chromatin subfamily E member 1-like, whose protein sequence is MSEDPNIIIPNTSTMKLKNTLTTDDEANDILQNGILVETNTGVVCMSLSEATCANINLSSEDLHQVAANLVILQNLESDKKPVMSLPTSFRLTCDSDGGFSSECSDSTYTTTGSSANYSSESLISNISIKGKAIDKSSEESDSTRGSLLGSDSCLSPHQMLIKKKNRGGWPKGRKRKPELLNLPPKAPATGYNLYLNEQRSCFKNSRLPFYEITKIIGNRWSSLTLEEKKPYLDRAEEDKKRYREELKEYRHSAAYRAYLNTKRRKRLQNNVMSESDMDATDDFDEEDNEELYCRTCDQWFHNLHNKREHLQAKKHLTSLAGDIYKELTDVKSAPIQPNLASASLGSPETKLAVVKCEAEGAGNTSSVFEAMCKVVNLVKNRENEINTQKNRQQEFIEEHKALCQQLCQLTVREAALKRDLAVKREEEKELESRVYQLWQAPSFCVLSGFKTPDDPQTDY, encoded by the exons ATGTCTGAAGACCCCAATATTATAATCCCAAACACTTCTACAATGAAACTTAAAAACACCTTGACTACTGATGATGAAGCCAATGATATACTCCAGAATGGAATTTTGGTTGAAACTAATACAGG GGTGGTCTGCATGTCACTTAGTGAGGCCACATGTGCCAACATAAACTTATCCAGTGAAGACCTTCACCAGGTGGCAGCAAATCTTGTCATATTGCAAAACTTAGAATCTGACAAAAAACCTGTTATGAGTCTTCCAACTTCTTTTCGACTCACATGTGATAGTGATGGAGGCTTCTCAAGTGAATGTAGTGATAGTACCTACACCACCACTGGTTCTAGCGCAAATTACTCCAGTGAAAGTTTGATCAGCAATATTTCAATTAAGGGAAAAGCCATTGATAAGTCAAGTGAAGAATCGGATTCAACAAGGGGAAGCTTGCTTGGGAGTGATAGTTGTTTGTCACCTCACCAAATGcttataaaaaagaagaatagaGGTGGTTGGCCTAAAGGTAGGAAACGCAAACCGGAACTGCTTAATTTACCCCCAAAGGCACCAGCCACTGGCTATAATTTGTACTTAAATGAGCAAAGAAgctgttttaaaaatagcagGCTTCCCTTTTATGAAATTACAAAGATTATTGGTAATAGATGGTCTAGCCTGACTTTAGAAGAGAAAAAGCCTTATTTAGATAGAGCTGAAGAAGATAAGAAGAG ATACAGGGAAGAATTAAAAGAGTATCGCCACTCAGCAGCATATAGAGCATATTTGAATACCAAAAGGAGGAAAAGACTGCAAAACAATGTGATGTCCGAAAGTGATATGGATGCTACTGATGATTTTGAC GAAGAAGATAATGAGGAGCTTTACTGCAGAACATGTGATCAATGGTTCcataatttacataataaaaggGAACATTTACAAGCcaaaaaacatttaacttctttgGCTGGTGACATCTATAAGGAATTGACTGATGTTAAGTCTGCCCCTATTCAGCCAAATTTG GCTAGTGCATCTTTAGGTAGCCCAGAAACTAAACTGGCTGTGGTAAAATGCGAAGCCGAAGGTGCAGGCAACACTAGTTCGGTTTTTGAAGCCATGTGTAAAGTGGTGAATTtagtaaaaa atagagaaaatgaaataaatacccaaaaaaaCAGACAGCAAGAATTTATTGAGGAGCACAAGGCTCTTTGCCAACAACTATGTCAGTTAACAGTAAGGGAAGCCGCATTAAAACGGGACTTAGCGGTCAAacgagaagaagaaaaagagttGGAAAGTAGGGTTTATCAGTTATGGCAAGCACCGAGTTTTTGTGTGTTATCCGGATTTAAAACCCCTGATGATCCCCAAACTGATTATTAA